One Rhodothermales bacterium genomic region harbors:
- a CDS encoding thioredoxin domain-containing protein — protein MTRLFLLLTFVALAFGQTACGQAASEPTPAERKARILANLVYEFPQLQQYRVDLGDIEPTEVEGLSKGSFTINGQQTQLFLVTDDDTQLYMVSADPVDVSRSADDLAAARMEREQAALTEAKERGERLVAATSDLPVRGNPDAPVTIVEFSDFQCPYCSRAAGTVEQVIEKYPEDVRFVYVQFPLGNHPWARPASIAALCAAQQDGDAFWTLHDNYFANQRTLNPGNVIAQSRAYLAGSDLDMEAWATCTEDQTAASHQQAVAALTEGMALGEELGVTGTPGFFVNGRFVNGAQPLEAFDALIQEAKQDS, from the coding sequence ATGACCCGACTGTTCCTCCTCCTCACCTTCGTCGCCCTCGCCTTCGGGCAGACCGCCTGCGGCCAGGCCGCGAGCGAGCCCACGCCCGCCGAACGCAAAGCGCGTATCCTCGCCAACCTCGTCTACGAGTTCCCCCAACTCCAGCAGTACCGCGTCGACCTCGGCGACATCGAGCCGACGGAGGTCGAGGGGCTGAGCAAGGGCTCGTTCACGATCAACGGCCAGCAGACGCAGCTCTTCCTCGTCACCGACGACGACACGCAGCTCTACATGGTCTCGGCCGACCCCGTCGATGTGAGCCGCTCGGCGGACGACCTCGCCGCCGCCCGCATGGAGCGCGAGCAGGCCGCCCTCACCGAAGCGAAGGAGCGCGGCGAACGGCTCGTCGCCGCCACGTCGGATCTCCCCGTGCGCGGCAACCCCGACGCGCCGGTGACGATCGTCGAGTTCTCCGACTTCCAGTGCCCGTACTGCTCGCGCGCGGCCGGCACGGTCGAGCAGGTGATCGAGAAGTATCCCGAGGACGTGCGCTTCGTGTACGTGCAGTTCCCCCTCGGCAACCACCCGTGGGCGCGGCCCGCCTCGATCGCCGCGCTCTGCGCCGCGCAGCAGGACGGCGACGCGTTCTGGACGCTCCACGACAACTACTTCGCCAACCAGCGCACGCTCAACCCCGGCAACGTCATCGCGCAGAGCCGGGCCTACCTCGCCGGCTCCGACCTCGACATGGAGGCGTGGGCGACGTGCACCGAGGACCAGACCGCCGCGTCGCACCAGCAGGCCGTCGCCGCGCTCACCGAAGGCATGGCGCTCGGCGAGGAGCTAGGCGTGACCGGCACGCCGGGCTTCTTCGTCAACGGCCGCTTCGTCAACGGCGCCCAGCCGCTCGAAGCGTTCGACGCCCTCATTCAGGAGGCGAAGCAGGATTCGTGA
- the trpE gene encoding anthranilate synthase component I, which produces MDFPTFRSLIADRRRSGARRSEARLLAVPVCRRRSADLLTPVAAFLALREPGAFSFLLESVEGGERLGRYSFLGTRPYQIVEARGDDVWVRRGGDLSLGDGAPPRPEKGTVYEVMARLVDAYEEVKQPGLPRFTGGAVGFMGYDTVRSLERLGNAPPDTIPGDDVPDALWAFYDTVAAFDHVARQLVLMATVFVDDDTDLAYAWDDARDRLDLLEAGLTTGPIMLPEPVALRDRDPQSNVTRAEFEASVRRAKTHIVEGDIFQVVLSQRFALPFAGDPFNLYRALRQVNPSPYLFFLDFDGFQLAGSSPEVLVRVEGTPEGSRRAEVLPIAGTRRRGDTPEEDAALEAELVADPKERAEHLMLVDLGRNDLGRACRVGTVEVERYATVERYARVMHLVSSVSGEVADEQRTFDVLAACFPAGTVSGAPKVRAMELIDELETGKRGVYAGAVGYADFSGNMDTCIAIRTMLIRGQTAYIQAGAGIVADSDPGLEYEETRTKARALLDAMRVAADGLL; this is translated from the coding sequence ATGGACTTCCCGACCTTCCGCTCCCTCATCGCCGATCGCCGCCGCTCCGGCGCGCGCCGCTCCGAGGCTCGCCTCCTCGCCGTGCCCGTCTGCCGGCGCCGCAGCGCCGACCTGCTCACGCCGGTCGCGGCGTTCCTCGCGCTCCGCGAGCCCGGCGCGTTCAGCTTCCTGCTCGAAAGCGTCGAGGGCGGCGAGCGGCTCGGGCGGTACTCGTTCCTCGGCACGCGGCCGTATCAGATCGTCGAAGCGCGCGGAGACGATGTCTGGGTCCGCCGTGGCGGCGACCTCTCGCTGGGCGACGGTGCCCCGCCTCGCCCCGAAAAAGGCACCGTGTACGAGGTGATGGCGCGGCTCGTCGACGCCTATGAAGAGGTCAAGCAGCCCGGGCTGCCGCGCTTCACCGGCGGTGCCGTCGGGTTCATGGGGTACGACACGGTGCGCTCGCTCGAACGCCTCGGCAACGCGCCGCCCGACACGATCCCCGGCGACGACGTGCCCGACGCGCTGTGGGCGTTCTACGACACCGTCGCCGCCTTCGACCACGTCGCCCGCCAGCTCGTCCTCATGGCGACGGTCTTCGTCGACGACGACACCGACCTCGCGTATGCGTGGGACGACGCCCGCGACCGGCTCGACCTCCTCGAAGCCGGGCTCACGACGGGGCCGATCATGCTCCCCGAGCCCGTCGCCCTCCGCGACCGCGACCCGCAGTCGAACGTCACGCGGGCCGAGTTCGAGGCGTCGGTGCGGCGGGCGAAGACGCACATCGTCGAGGGCGACATCTTCCAGGTCGTCCTCTCGCAGCGGTTCGCGCTCCCGTTCGCCGGCGACCCGTTCAACCTCTACCGCGCGCTCCGGCAGGTGAACCCCTCGCCGTACCTCTTCTTCCTCGACTTCGACGGCTTCCAGCTCGCGGGCTCGTCGCCCGAAGTGCTCGTCCGCGTCGAGGGAACACCCGAAGGATCGCGCCGCGCCGAAGTCCTCCCCATCGCCGGGACGCGGCGGCGCGGCGATACGCCGGAAGAAGATGCGGCGCTCGAAGCCGAACTCGTCGCCGACCCGAAAGAACGGGCCGAGCACCTCATGCTCGTCGACCTCGGGCGGAACGACCTCGGCCGCGCCTGCCGCGTCGGGACCGTCGAGGTCGAGCGCTACGCGACGGTCGAGCGCTACGCCCGCGTGATGCACCTCGTCTCGTCGGTGAGCGGCGAAGTCGCCGACGAGCAGCGGACCTTCGACGTGCTCGCGGCGTGCTTCCCCGCCGGGACCGTTTCGGGCGCGCCGAAGGTCCGCGCGATGGAGCTGATCGATGAGCTCGAGACCGGCAAGCGCGGCGTCTACGCCGGCGCCGTCGGCTACGCCGATTTCTCGGGAAACATGGACACGTGCATCGCGATTCGCACGATGCTGATCCGTGGGCAGACCGCCTACATCCAGGCCGGTGCCGGCATCGTCGCCGACAGCGACCCCGGCCTCGAATACGAAGAAACCCGTACCAAAGCCCGCGCCCTCCTCGACGCCATGCGCGTCGCCGCCGACGGCCTCCTCTGA
- a CDS encoding HhH-GPD-type base excision DNA repair protein: protein MSIAADYSELDGGLVRMLDRLQQEGTATKDPDADQFLRDDANAVVLGLLFDQRVLAETAFCGPLKLKQRLGHFEMRRIADHDADAFKEVFAQSPAVHRFTNTMADRTQAVARLLADEYDGDAANLWADGADLATVEKRLRKLPGFGPLKAKKLKFCLYYFQDLDLSARG from the coding sequence ATGTCGATTGCAGCCGACTACTCCGAACTCGACGGCGGGCTCGTCCGCATGCTGGACCGGCTCCAGCAAGAAGGCACCGCCACGAAGGACCCCGACGCCGACCAGTTCCTCCGCGACGACGCGAACGCCGTCGTGCTCGGCCTCCTCTTCGACCAGCGCGTGCTCGCCGAGACGGCGTTCTGCGGCCCGCTCAAGCTGAAGCAGCGACTCGGCCACTTCGAGATGCGCCGGATCGCGGATCACGACGCCGACGCCTTTAAAGAGGTGTTCGCCCAGTCACCGGCCGTCCATCGATTCACGAACACGATGGCCGACCGGACGCAGGCCGTCGCCCGCCTCCTCGCCGACGAATACGATGGCGACGCCGCGAATCTGTGGGCCGACGGGGCCGACCTCGCGACGGTGGAGAAGCGGCTGCGGAAGCTGCCGGGCTTCGGCCCGCTGAAGGCGAAGAAGCTGAAGTTCTGTCTGTATTACTTCCAGGATCTCGACCTCTCGGCGAGGGGCTGA
- a CDS encoding phosphoribosylanthranilate isomerase yields MSRTKVKICGITQLADARYCAGAGADYLGFIQYPDSPRWVEPKAAKEIIGWLDGIESVGVFVNENAETINARCAEVGFTLAQLHGHETPETVAAVEVPTIKSFRVQHDASSEQLRALMLPYAGIADFFLLDTHKTSLWGGTGESFNWRLARDLAGEFPLFLAGGIDAANVQEAIDTMRPFAVDLSSSVESAPGVKDFDKLYDFFEAYRAAVEAE; encoded by the coding sequence ATGTCCCGAACGAAAGTCAAAATCTGCGGCATCACCCAACTCGCCGACGCGCGCTACTGCGCCGGCGCCGGGGCCGACTACCTCGGCTTCATCCAGTACCCCGACAGCCCGCGCTGGGTCGAGCCGAAAGCCGCGAAGGAGATCATCGGCTGGCTCGACGGCATCGAGTCCGTCGGCGTGTTCGTGAACGAGAACGCCGAGACGATCAACGCGCGCTGCGCCGAGGTCGGGTTCACGCTTGCCCAACTCCACGGGCACGAGACGCCGGAGACAGTTGCCGCCGTCGAGGTTCCGACGATCAAGTCGTTCCGGGTCCAGCACGATGCGTCGTCCGAGCAACTCCGCGCGCTGATGCTGCCGTACGCGGGCATCGCCGACTTCTTCCTGCTCGACACGCACAAGACGAGCCTCTGGGGCGGCACGGGCGAGAGCTTCAACTGGCGGCTCGCGCGCGACCTCGCCGGGGAGTTCCCCCTCTTCCTCGCCGGCGGCATCGACGCCGCGAACGTGCAGGAGGCCATCGACACGATGCGGCCGTTCGCCGTCGACCTCTCGTCGTCCGTCGAGTCCGCGCCCGGCGTGAAGGACTTCGACAAGCTCTACGACTTCTTCGAGGCCTACCGTGCCGCCGTCGAGGCCGAGTGA
- the hemB gene encoding porphobilinogen synthase, whose translation MPPPLHRPRRLRRTDTIRRMARETRLSTDNLIMPLFVIDGEGKREPVDAMPGQFRFSIDRLVEEAQEVFDLGIPAVALFPALPDALKDAMGSEGTNRNGLFPRAIRAVKAAVPGLVIVSDVALDPYSSDGHDGIVRDGYVVNDESLDALARMAVVQAEAGADVIAPSDMMDGRVAAIRTALDEAGFSRTAILSYAAKYASSFYGPFRAALDSAPRQKAGVPTDKKTYQMDPANAREALREVLLDLDEGADMVMVKPALAYLDVIYRVREITDVPIAAYHVSGEYAMLHAAAERGWLDLRAAALEATTAIRRAGADLILTYFAKDLARWLREG comes from the coding sequence ATGCCCCCTCCCCTGCACCGCCCGCGCCGGCTCCGACGCACCGACACTATCCGCCGGATGGCCCGCGAGACGCGGCTCTCCACCGACAACCTCATCATGCCTCTCTTCGTGATCGACGGCGAGGGCAAGCGCGAGCCGGTGGACGCGATGCCCGGGCAGTTCCGCTTCTCGATCGACCGGCTCGTCGAGGAAGCGCAGGAAGTGTTCGACCTCGGGATCCCCGCCGTCGCCCTCTTCCCCGCCCTCCCGGACGCGCTTAAAGACGCGATGGGCAGCGAGGGCACGAACCGGAACGGCCTTTTCCCGCGCGCGATTCGCGCCGTCAAAGCCGCCGTCCCCGGCCTCGTCATCGTCAGCGATGTTGCGCTCGACCCGTACTCGTCGGACGGCCACGACGGCATCGTCCGGGACGGCTACGTGGTGAACGACGAGTCGCTGGACGCGCTCGCCCGGATGGCCGTGGTGCAGGCCGAGGCCGGGGCCGACGTGATCGCGCCGAGCGACATGATGGACGGCCGCGTCGCCGCCATCCGCACCGCGCTCGACGAAGCGGGCTTCAGCCGCACCGCGATCCTCTCGTACGCCGCGAAGTACGCCTCGTCGTTCTATGGCCCGTTCCGCGCCGCGCTCGACTCCGCGCCGCGCCAGAAAGCCGGCGTGCCGACAGACAAAAAGACGTATCAGATGGACCCGGCGAACGCCCGCGAGGCCCTGCGCGAAGTTCTCCTCGACCTCGACGAGGGCGCCGATATGGTGATGGTCAAGCCCGCGCTCGCCTACCTCGACGTGATCTACCGCGTTCGCGAGATCACCGACGTGCCCATCGCCGCCTACCACGTCTCGGGCGAGTACGCCATGCTCCACGCCGCCGCCGAGCGCGGCTGGCTCGACCTCCGCGCCGCCGCGCTCGAAGCCACGACCGCCATCCGTCGCGCCGGCGCCGACCTCATCCTCACCTACTTCGCCAAAGACCTCGCCCGTTGGCTCCGCGAGGGGTGA
- a CDS encoding class IV adenylate cyclase encodes MQHLNVEFKARCADPSPGSGQALDRARAVLAEQHATGPDVDRQIDTYFRVPHGRLKLREGTVERALIHYDRPDAAGPKRSDVTLYPTGPDASALKAALTAALGVLVVVDKTREIYFVGNVKVHLDRVEGLGSFVEVEAIADDTHRTEGVLRAQCERMLAALGVRERDLVAVSYSDLLRE; translated from the coding sequence ATGCAGCACCTCAACGTCGAGTTCAAAGCCCGCTGCGCCGATCCATCGCCAGGCTCAGGGCAGGCTCTCGACCGCGCCCGCGCCGTCCTCGCCGAACAGCATGCCACCGGCCCCGACGTGGACCGGCAGATCGACACGTACTTCCGCGTCCCACACGGGCGCCTCAAGCTCCGCGAAGGCACCGTCGAGCGCGCCCTCATCCACTACGACCGCCCGGACGCCGCCGGTCCGAAGCGTTCCGACGTAACGCTCTACCCGACCGGCCCGGACGCCTCAGCGCTCAAAGCCGCACTCACCGCAGCGCTCGGCGTGCTCGTCGTCGTGGACAAGACGCGGGAGATCTACTTCGTCGGGAATGTCAAAGTCCACCTCGACCGGGTGGAAGGATTGGGATCGTTCGTTGAAGTTGAGGCGATAGCGGACGATACTCACCGGACCGAAGGGGTGCTGCGGGCGCAGTGCGAGCGGATGCTCGCCGCGCTCGGCGTCCGTGAGCGCGACCTCGTCGCCGTGTCGTACAGCGATCTCCTTCGGGAATAG
- a CDS encoding DinB family protein, which produces MTTTMHSLTRWDSTPPIDMPDDDFIARLHDLVERAAPALLRLADDDVTQRPSPNRWSPKETLGHLIDSAANNHQRFVRAQEQDDLVFPGYEQDAWVQTQRYREADWPSLVTLWWMYNTHLVRVMDAVPAAVRFREYERHNLDEIAWQPFPAGVPATLDDLMRDYGAHLRHHLGQILPADALS; this is translated from the coding sequence ATGACCACGACGATGCACTCGCTGACGCGCTGGGACTCGACGCCGCCCATTGATATGCCCGACGACGATTTCATCGCTCGCCTCCACGACCTCGTGGAGCGGGCCGCCCCCGCCCTCCTCCGCCTCGCCGACGATGACGTGACGCAGCGCCCGAGCCCGAACCGCTGGTCGCCGAAGGAGACCCTCGGCCACCTCATCGACTCGGCGGCGAACAACCACCAGCGGTTCGTCCGCGCGCAGGAGCAGGACGACCTCGTCTTCCCCGGCTACGAGCAGGACGCATGGGTCCAGACGCAGCGCTACCGCGAGGCCGACTGGCCGTCGCTCGTCACGCTGTGGTGGATGTACAACACGCACCTCGTCCGCGTGATGGACGCCGTGCCCGCCGCCGTTCGGTTCCGGGAGTACGAGCGCCACAACCTCGACGAGATCGCGTGGCAGCCGTTCCCCGCCGGCGTGCCCGCCACGCTCGACGACCTGATGCGGGACTACGGCGCCCACCTCCGCCACCACCTCGGCCAGATCCTCCCCGCCGACGCGCTCTCATGA
- the trpD gene encoding anthranilate phosphoribosyltransferase, whose product MREYLQIIAEGDTLTESQAEAVMHLLLKGNASSEEIAALLLGLRSRGETLDELTGFTRVMREYAVTVEAPEGAIDLCGTGGDHAGSFNISTSASFVAAGAGVVVAKHGNRAVSSNAGSADVLAALGVDTSLGKDGVEACLREAGIAFLFAPLYHPALKHVMPVRRALGVRTFFNILGPLCNPAGVKRQLVGAFSDATAKMMAQILVRLGSEHVVCIYAHDGLDELSTTSPTTVYQTGSELDPFGAQTLMQQVVTPEHYGLSRVRADDLSGGTAEENAEIVRSILKGEAGPQRDIVLLNAAYALLASGSHGWLGACLDAARESIDSGAALAKLDALVASSNDYATAAA is encoded by the coding sequence TTGCGCGAATACCTCCAGATCATCGCCGAAGGCGACACCCTCACCGAGTCGCAGGCCGAGGCCGTGATGCACCTGCTGCTCAAGGGCAACGCCTCCTCCGAAGAGATCGCCGCGCTCCTGCTCGGTCTCCGCAGCCGGGGCGAGACGCTCGACGAGCTGACCGGCTTCACGCGTGTGATGCGCGAGTACGCCGTGACGGTCGAGGCGCCCGAGGGGGCCATCGACCTGTGCGGGACGGGCGGCGACCACGCCGGCTCGTTCAACATCTCGACGAGCGCGTCGTTCGTCGCGGCCGGCGCGGGCGTCGTCGTGGCGAAGCACGGCAACCGGGCGGTGTCGTCGAACGCCGGCTCGGCGGACGTATTGGCCGCGCTCGGTGTCGATACGTCGCTCGGGAAAGACGGCGTCGAGGCGTGCCTGCGCGAGGCCGGGATCGCGTTCCTCTTCGCCCCGCTCTACCACCCCGCGCTCAAGCACGTGATGCCGGTGCGGCGCGCGCTCGGCGTGCGGACGTTCTTCAACATCCTCGGCCCGCTCTGTAACCCGGCCGGCGTCAAGCGCCAGCTCGTCGGCGCGTTCAGCGACGCCACGGCGAAGATGATGGCGCAGATCCTCGTCCGCCTCGGCTCCGAGCACGTCGTCTGCATCTACGCCCACGACGGCCTCGACGAGCTGAGCACCACAAGCCCGACGACGGTCTACCAGACGGGCAGCGAACTCGACCCCTTCGGCGCGCAGACGCTGATGCAGCAGGTCGTCACGCCCGAGCACTACGGACTGAGCCGGGTCCGCGCCGACGATCTTTCGGGCGGGACGGCGGAGGAGAACGCCGAGATCGTCCGCTCCATTTTGAAGGGCGAGGCCGGGCCGCAACGCGACATCGTCCTCCTCAACGCCGCCTACGCCCTCCTCGCGAGCGGCAGCCACGGCTGGCTCGGCGCCTGCCTCGACGCCGCCCGCGAGAGCATCGACTCCGGCGCCGCCCTCGCCAAGCTCGACGCGCTCGTCGCGTCTTCCAACGACTACGCGACGGCCGCGGCCTGA
- a CDS encoding aminodeoxychorismate/anthranilate synthase component II: protein MILIVDNYDSFTYNLVHLVGAGTDDYRVVRNDALTVDDVRDLAPRAILISPGPGRPADAGISEDLIRTFGETTPILGVCLGHQAIGEVFGGRVVHAPTLMHGKTSQIHHDGQTVFEDVPQDFIATRYHSLAVERTTLPDELEVSAETDDGVIMGLRHRAFPIEGIQFHPESVLTVEGPKLIANWLQRVDAFAPIP, encoded by the coding sequence GTGATCCTCATCGTCGACAACTACGACTCGTTTACGTATAACCTCGTCCACCTCGTCGGTGCGGGGACGGACGACTACCGCGTGGTCCGTAACGATGCCCTCACGGTGGACGACGTGCGCGACCTCGCGCCGCGGGCGATCCTCATCTCGCCCGGCCCCGGCCGCCCGGCCGACGCGGGCATCTCCGAAGACCTGATCCGCACGTTCGGCGAGACGACGCCCATCCTCGGCGTGTGCCTCGGACACCAGGCGATTGGCGAAGTGTTCGGCGGGCGCGTCGTCCACGCGCCGACGCTGATGCACGGCAAGACGAGCCAGATTCACCACGACGGGCAGACGGTGTTTGAGGACGTGCCGCAGGACTTCATCGCCACGCGCTACCACTCGCTCGCCGTCGAACGCACCACGCTGCCCGATGAACTCGAAGTCTCGGCCGAGACCGACGACGGCGTCATCATGGGCCTCCGGCACCGCGCCTTCCCCATCGAAGGCATCCAGTTTCACCCCGAGAGCGTGCTGACCGTCGAGGGCCCGAAGCTCATCGCCAACTGGCTTCAGCGCGTCGACGCCTTCGCCCCCATTCCGTAG
- a CDS encoding L,D-transpeptidase family protein — translation MHPAFRPLVALVLFALAAPAEASSPAPSDALRARLDTASGTAQIGGERVEVHADLFRFYAERGHTAAWGGHGEAFLALIEDSANDGLDPEAYRLAQLRTAFASAEASPEAVADRDLLLTDAFLRLGEHLLRGRVDPATLYEKWYPTRRDRDLATVLSAALESGDLGGALDGLRPPHAAYDHLRSALARSRAAADVDLPIILPASTLTLGDESVRVPLVRQRLALFGALDSADVPDSLAFAYSGDVADAVRRFQQQHGLDATGDLDPATRHALNRSPEHWARAIVLNLERWRWLPDDLGARHVLVNLPAFRLHVVEGGADVLAMNVVIGLKSWQTPVFSDTMTAVIFNPTWGVPPSIASVETIPLARRNGAEYLTSRGYNVYSGGARVDPATVDWETAGAGTYRFVQSAGPANPLGEVKFAFPNADDIYIHDTNQKRLFSRPSRAYSHGCIRAAEPRELARQLLGWHGWTPEKVDAALDGHATQPVALPEPLPVHLVYFTATADGDAGLAFHEDIYDHDDALADALGLDAAH, via the coding sequence ATGCACCCCGCTTTCCGCCCGCTCGTCGCGCTCGTCCTGTTCGCCCTCGCCGCCCCGGCCGAGGCCTCGTCCCCCGCCCCGAGCGACGCCCTCCGCGCCCGCCTCGACACCGCGAGCGGCACCGCCCAGATCGGGGGCGAACGCGTCGAAGTGCACGCCGACCTGTTCCGGTTCTACGCCGAGCGCGGCCACACCGCCGCATGGGGCGGCCACGGCGAAGCATTCCTCGCGCTCATCGAGGACAGCGCGAACGACGGGCTCGACCCCGAGGCGTACCGCCTCGCCCAACTCCGCACGGCGTTCGCCTCGGCCGAAGCTTCGCCCGAGGCCGTCGCCGACCGCGACCTCCTCCTCACCGACGCCTTCCTCCGCCTCGGCGAGCACCTCCTGCGCGGGCGTGTCGACCCGGCGACGCTCTACGAGAAGTGGTACCCGACGCGGCGCGACCGCGACCTCGCCACCGTCCTCTCCGCCGCGCTCGAATCGGGCGACCTCGGCGGCGCACTCGACGGGCTGCGGCCTCCGCACGCGGCATACGACCACCTCCGCTCGGCGCTCGCCCGCTCCCGCGCCGCCGCGGATGTCGACCTCCCGATCATCCTCCCCGCCAGCACCCTCACGCTCGGCGACGAGAGCGTGCGCGTCCCGCTCGTCCGCCAGCGCCTCGCCCTCTTCGGCGCGCTCGACAGCGCCGACGTGCCCGACAGCCTCGCCTTCGCCTATTCCGGTGACGTCGCCGACGCCGTCCGCCGCTTCCAGCAGCAACACGGACTCGACGCGACGGGCGACCTCGACCCGGCGACGCGGCACGCGCTCAACCGCTCGCCCGAACACTGGGCCCGCGCGATCGTGCTCAACCTCGAACGCTGGCGCTGGCTGCCCGACGACCTCGGCGCGCGGCACGTCCTCGTCAACCTCCCCGCGTTCCGCCTCCACGTCGTCGAAGGCGGGGCGGACGTGCTCGCGATGAACGTCGTGATCGGGCTCAAGAGCTGGCAGACGCCCGTCTTCAGCGACACGATGACGGCCGTCATCTTCAACCCGACGTGGGGCGTGCCGCCGTCGATCGCGTCGGTCGAGACGATCCCGCTGGCGCGGCGCAACGGGGCCGAGTACCTCACGAGCCGGGGCTACAACGTCTACAGCGGCGGCGCCCGCGTGGACCCGGCGACGGTGGACTGGGAGACGGCGGGTGCAGGGACGTACCGCTTCGTGCAGTCGGCCGGCCCGGCGAATCCGCTCGGCGAGGTGAAGTTCGCCTTCCCCAACGCGGACGACATCTATATCCACGACACGAACCAGAAGCGCCTCTTCTCGCGCCCCAGCCGGGCCTACTCGCACGGCTGCATCCGCGCCGCCGAGCCCCGCGAGCTCGCCCGCCAGCTCCTCGGCTGGCACGGGTGGACGCCGGAGAAGGTGGACGCCGCGCTCGACGGCCACGCCACGCAGCCCGTCGCCCTGCCCGAGCCGCTCCCCGTCCACCTCGTCTATTTCACCGCGACGGCCGACGGCGACGCCGGCCTCGCCTTCCACGAAGACATCTATGACCACGACGATGCACTCGCTGACGCGCTGGGACTCGACGCCGCCCATTGA
- the trpC gene encoding indole-3-glycerol phosphate synthase TrpC gives MTILDQILADTRALVLRRKSEVPVAALEARPAFRAPTLSLAEALRRSGSAQPPAIIAEIKKASPSQGVIAEDFHPVDTARAYKRAGAAAISVLTEPTHFQGSLDVLAKVRLAADLPLLRKDFVVDTYQLVEARAYGADAVLLIAAALDPAELRDLHAAATDLGLECLVEVHDADELAALDLDRVQILGVNNRDLKTFDVDVERAPRLLADVPAHIVRVAESGLRDAADLAMLRRRGIDAVLIGETFMRSRQPGDALRQLRRDTADLLNPALRLAS, from the coding sequence ATGACGATTCTCGACCAGATCCTCGCCGATACCCGCGCCCTCGTGCTCCGCCGCAAATCGGAGGTGCCCGTCGCTGCGCTCGAAGCACGCCCGGCGTTCCGCGCGCCGACCCTCTCGCTCGCCGAGGCCCTCCGCCGCTCCGGCTCCGCGCAGCCGCCCGCCATCATCGCCGAGATCAAAAAGGCCTCGCCGTCGCAGGGCGTGATCGCCGAAGACTTCCACCCCGTCGACACCGCGCGGGCGTACAAGCGGGCCGGCGCCGCCGCGATCTCCGTCCTCACTGAGCCGACGCACTTCCAGGGCTCGCTCGACGTGCTCGCGAAGGTCCGCCTCGCCGCCGACCTCCCGCTCCTGCGGAAGGACTTCGTCGTCGACACGTACCAGCTCGTCGAGGCTCGCGCGTACGGCGCCGACGCCGTGCTCCTCATCGCCGCCGCGCTCGACCCGGCCGAGCTTCGTGACCTCCACGCCGCCGCCACCGACCTCGGGCTCGAATGTCTGGTCGAGGTTCACGACGCGGACGAACTCGCTGCGCTCGACCTCGACCGGGTTCAGATCCTCGGCGTCAACAACCGCGACCTCAAGACCTTCGACGTGGACGTGGAGCGCGCGCCGCGCCTGCTCGCGGATGTGCCCGCCCACATCGTGCGCGTGGCCGAGAGCGGGCTCCGAGACGCCGCCGACCTCGCCATGCTCCGCCGCCGGGGGATCGACGCCGTCCTCATCGGCGAGACGTTCATGCGGAGCCGGCAGCCCGGCGACGCGCTCCGCCAGCTCCGCCGCGACACCGCTGACCTCCTCAACCCCGCCCTCCGGCTCGCCAGCTAA
- a CDS encoding methyltransferase domain-containing protein, producing the protein MTSVPPDLSAGTYGYGTADLGFHHAYLLPAVERILARRGLSACRLLDLGCGNGSVAAHFAAQGYDVTGVDPSEDGIARGRQAYPEVALHVGSAYDDLAAAYGTFPVVLSLEVVEHLYDPHVFGHRLFDLVAPGGIAVVSTPYHGYLKNLALALTGKMETHFNALWKHGHIKFFSVETLGRLLRQSGFGAISFERVGRVPVLAKSMIAVAERAS; encoded by the coding sequence ATGACGTCCGTCCCCCCGGATCTCAGCGCCGGCACGTACGGCTACGGAACCGCCGACCTCGGCTTCCACCACGCCTACCTGCTGCCCGCCGTCGAGCGCATCCTCGCGCGGCGCGGGCTCTCCGCATGCCGCCTGCTCGACCTCGGCTGCGGGAACGGGTCCGTCGCGGCGCACTTCGCCGCGCAGGGATATGACGTGACCGGCGTGGACCCCTCGGAGGATGGCATCGCGCGCGGCCGGCAGGCCTACCCCGAGGTCGCCCTCCATGTCGGCTCGGCGTACGACGACCTCGCCGCCGCGTACGGCACGTTCCCCGTCGTGCTCTCGCTCGAAGTCGTCGAGCACCTCTACGACCCCCACGTGTTCGGGCACCGGCTCTTCGACCTCGTTGCGCCCGGCGGCATCGCGGTGGTTTCGACGCCGTACCACGGCTACCTCAAGAACCTCGCGCTCGCGCTGACGGGCAAGATGGAAACCCATTTCAACGCGCTGTGGAAGCACGGCCACATCAAGTTCTTCTCCGTCGAGACGCTCGGCCGGCTGCTGCGGCAGTCGGGCTTCGGCGCGATCTCGTTCGAGCGCGTCGGCCGCGTGCCGGTGCTCGCCAAGTCGATGATCGCCGTCGCCGAGCGCGCCTCGTAA